One genomic region from Ptychodera flava strain L36383 chromosome 14, AS_Pfla_20210202, whole genome shotgun sequence encodes:
- the LOC139149449 gene encoding LOW QUALITY PROTEIN: WD repeat-containing protein 20-like (The sequence of the model RefSeq protein was modified relative to this genomic sequence to represent the inferred CDS: inserted 2 bases in 2 codons), whose product MAAEGGGKDEVKTQFTTREGTYKLMTLSEYSRPNRVPYNAQSCHPVKVSFINIKDPTGSSDRICFNVGRELYFYIYKGIRKAADLTKPIDKRTYKGTIPTCHDFNQFTCSSQSVSLLVGFSAGQVQLVDPIKKENTKLFNEERLIDKTRVTCLKWVPXSEHLFLVAHGSGNMYLYNEEHPVGNTAPHYQTLKQGDGYAIYTCKSKSTRNPMFRWVIGEGSLNEFAFSPDSKYLATVSQDGFLRIFLYDTMEFHSQMKSYFGGLLCVCWSPDSKYIVTGGEDDLVTVYSFHERKVIARGRGHKSWISVVSFDSYVTQTQNNHADFFGSDDDFNTHINNSDLRDRAGSRASAINPDDHRPPVTYRFGSVGQDTQLCLWDLTEDVLFPHQPLSRGRTNTNTLNQTQISLQSTPLGAXSTPNPSRPIANATGHVDGNVSMGHLSSKISGLSLSDRHKDKHDKSDKKNSVSSKSGDKLNSLSKMHNRILEDAMKAIGTPMCPRQEEVPMLEALVVKKIAHERLTALVFREDCIVTSCQEGFVCTWARPGKVGMSQHGAGGTVV is encoded by the exons atggcggcggagGGAGGAGGAAAAGACGAAGTTAAGACTCAATTTACCACACGAGAGGGGACTTACAAACTTATGACCCTCTCTGAATACTCGAGACCAAACAGAGTTCCATACAACGCTCAAAGCTGTCATCCTGTGAAGGTGTCTTTTATAAACATAAAGGACCCAACAGGGAGTAGCGACCGTATTTGTTTCAATGTTGGCAGAGAACTGTATTTCTACATCTACAAGGGTATTCGAAAG GCGGCAGATTTGACCAAACCAATTGATAAGAGGACTTACAAAGGCACAATACCAACTTGTCACGACTTTAATCAATTTACATGTAGCAGTCAAAGCGTCTCGTTACTGGTTGGCTTTTCTGCCGGCCAGGTGCAACTCGTCGACCCCATCAAGAAAGAAAACACAAAGTTATTCAATGAAGAG AGACTTATAGATAAAACTCGAGTGACGTGTCTCAAGTGGGTAC GATCAGAACACCTATTCCTAGTAGCTCATGGGAGTGGTAACATGTACCTTTACAATGAAGAACATCCAGTCGGCAACACTGCTCCTCACTATCAGACATTAAAACAAGGAGACGGCTATGCAATTTACACATGTAAGAGTAAATCTACAAGGAATCCCATGTTCCGATGGGTCATAGGAGAAGGGTCATTGAATGAATTCGCATTTTCACCAGATTCCAAATACTTAGCTACTGTGTCACAAGATGGCTTCTTACGCATATTTCTGTATGACACCATGGAATTCCACTCCCAAATGAAGAGTTACTTCGGGGGTTTGCTTTGTGTCTGCTGGAGTCCAGACAGTAAGTACATTGTAACGGGTGGAGAGGATGATTTAGTTACGGTGTATTCCTTTCACGAGAGGAAAGTTATCGCCAGGGGACGCGGACACAAATCATGGATCAGTGTAGTTTCATTTGATTCATATGTGACGCAAACGCAGAACAATCATGCAGACTTCTTTGGAAGCGATGATGATTTTAATACGCATATAAATAACAGTGATCTGCGCGACAGAGCCGGGAGCAGGGCATCGGCCATCAACCCGGACGACCACAGGCCTCCGGTCACGTACAGGTTTGGATCAGTCGGTCAGGATACGCAGTTGTGTCTCTGGGACCTTACAGAGGACGTGCTGTTTCCTCACCAGCCTCTGAGCCGCGGCAGGACTAATACGAATACATTAAACCAAACGCAAATCAGTCTGCAAAGTACCCCACTAGGTG ATAGTACGCCCAATCCCAGTCGCCCGATTGCCAATGCAACTGGACATGTTGACGGCAACGTCAGCATGGGACATTTAAGCAGTAAGATATCTGGACTCAGTCTTTCTGACAGGCACAAGGACAAGCACGACAAATCTGACAAGAAAAACAGTGTATCTAGCAAAAGTGGAGATAAACTCAACTCACTCAGTAAGATGCATAATAGGATTCTTGAAGATGCAATGAAAGCCATTGGGACGCCAATGTGCCCCAGACAGGAAGAAGTGCCAATGTTGGAAGCTTTAGTAGTTAAAAAGATAGCTCATGAACGACTAACGGCACTCGTGTTTAGAGAAGATTGTATTGTTACGTCCTGTCAAGAAGGATTTGTATGTACCTGGGCAAGACCAGGTAAAGTG
- the LOC139149451 gene encoding uncharacterized protein: MSEIQVRQRTEEWFELRQCVQLTASKFGEALGVGRGKPYDFFLSLLSDCTSFESGTGYDNHYTKHGNEMEPILNEAYQLLTGNTTQESGFWLPSDSSNLSGLVGASPDAKVLNKTLSEPVGLVEYKAPVHRMYDLTKKHTHNGIPRNYMAQMQGQMLICNLPWCDFMATCCQTKDIRLLRVYAQPEYMLHMSSKLHDFCLTLREARRLKSEGQTFADFPGAANLKSLLLADSHLPGEDAIVVENLLQTDSKGRFCSLANFWMDYDFLMGNPSSSGHSEVGIDYQSKLNNIDKEIFSRQEGYQCLN; this comes from the exons ATGTCTGAAATACAAGTAAGACAGCGTACAGAAGAATGGTTTGAATTGCGGCAGTGTGTACAACTCACGGCATCTAAGTTTGGTGAGGCTTTGGGTGTTGGCAGAGGAAAACCCTATGACTTTTTCCTGTCACTATTGTCTGACTGCACATCCTTTGAG AGTGGAACTGGTTATGATAACCATTACACAAAACATGGCAATGAAATGGAACCTATCCTAAATGAAGCATACCAGTTACTGACAGGAAACACGACCCAGGAATCAGGATTTTGGCTGCCGAGTGACAGTTCCAACTTGTCAGGGCTTGTTGGAGCTTCACCAGATGCAAAG GTACTGAACAAAACTTTATCAGAACCAGTTGGCCTTGTTGAATATAAAGCACCTGTGCACAGAATGTATGATTTGAcaaagaaacacacacacaatggAATCCCAAGAAATTATATGGCCCAG ATGCAGGGTCAAATGCTCATCTGTAATCTTCCTTGGTGTGACTTCATGGCCACATGCTGCCAGACCAAAGACATCCGACTGCTGCGGGTATATGCACAGCCCGAGTACATGCTTCATATGTCATCAAAGCTTCATGACTTCTGTTTGACACTCAGAGAGGCCAGACGGCTAAAATCTGAAGGCCAGACTTTTGCAGACTTTCCAG GTGCTGCAAACTTAAAATCACTGCTCCTTGCCGATAGCCACCTACCAGGAGAAGATGCAATAGTTGTGGAAAATCTGCTCCAG ACCGACTCTAAAGGAAGATTTTGTTCCCTGGCAAACTTCTGGATGGATTATGATTTTCTCATGGGAAACCCATCCTCTTCTGGCCATTCCGAAGTGGGAATAGACTATCAAAGCAAATTGAACAATATAGATAAAGAAATCTTCTCACGTCAAGAAGGATACCAATGCTTAAATTGA
- the LOC139149450 gene encoding cytidine and dCMP deaminase domain-containing protein 1-like: protein MAGNSVKNDTIVKGVFEDTNDRLSKKDACMLMALWMEMSPLAKIPQQPIKDSSECHEIKKVGVVVLDANGKLFASDFSHEFAHGVMSTLFKHKQKLAGGIMFVSRKPCYDCTKHMIQAGIKTVYYFPVVPEVADKENLAVADHIFKVSHIAVKAFIPKVKKTRNHNSPFTKAVREDEIRKGKHKLEEFFGQDIIEENEYVLSDIQIPDTSTRNRRKEDFLEVMNWLARKAMGDVPSTLRIDYQANQYIPQTLKSILENQDFVRHAAAMTHILSHRTDDPETGVGAALISHTGDYLGFGYNGYQLDAEETDFPGLGDKNEPDKRKVKYSYIVHAETNALLFSNKSEFDPEKTLLVTSKVPCNHCTLHLRHVGIKYVIIPDDRAHRTAKSQTIGYGLFDDYCKDKHFNKYVLKESHPQGAIAARRQLQSDSDISADQPGAKVARSDGN from the exons ATGGCAGGTAATTCTGTGAAAAATGATACTATTGTGAAGGGTGTCTTTGAAGACACCAATGATAGACTGTCCAAGAAAGATGCATGTATGCTGATGGCACTATGGATGGAGATGTCCCCATTGGCTAAAATTCCACAACAGCCCATCAAAGATTCATCTGAGTGTCATGAAATAAAGAAG GTTGGCGTAGTGGTCCTAGATGCCAATGGAAAACTTTTTGCTTCGGACTTCAGCCATGAATTTGCCCATGGTGTTATGTCAACACTGTTCAAGCACAAACAGAAATTGGCCGGCGGCATCATGTTCGTTTCAAGAAAGCCATGTTATGATTGCACAAAGCATATGATTCAAG CTGGCATCAAGACGGTTTACTACTTCCCGGTTGTTCCTGAAGTGGCTGACAAGGAAAACCTGGCTGTCGCGGACCACATCTTCAAAGTCAGTCACATTGCGGTCAAGGCGTTCATACCCAAGGTGAAGAAAACGAGGAACCACAACTCGCCGTTCACCAAGGCAGTCAGGGAAGATGAAATTAGGAAAGGAAAACATAAACTAGAGGAATTCTTTGGTCAGGACATCATTGAGGAGAACGAGTATGTACTCTCCGATATACAAATACCGGATACCTCCACAAGGAATCGAAGGAAAGAAGATTTTTTAGAAGTCATGAATTGGCTGGCTAGGAAAGCAATGGGTGATGTGCCGTCTACTTTGCGGATAGATTATCAGGCAAATCAATATATACCTCAGACATTAAAGAGTATCTTAGAAAACCAAGACTTTGTAAGGCACGCAGCAGCGATGACTCATatactgtctcataggacag ATGATCCAGAAACGGGTGTTGGAGCAGCTCTGATCAGTCACACTGGTGACTACTTAGGTTTTGGTTACAACGGCTACCAACTGGATGCTGAAGAGACTGACTTCCCTGGACTTGGTGACAAGAATGAACCAGACAAGCGCAAAGTCAAGTATTCCTACATCGTCCATGCTGAAACGAATGCTCTATTATTCAG TAATAAAAGtgaatttgatccagaaaagaCGCTGCTGGTCACATCCAAAGTGCCTTGTAACCACTGCACTCTACATCTAAGACACGTAGGAATCAAGTACGTGATCATTCCAGATGACAGGGCACACAGAACGGCAAAGAGTCAAACTATAGGATATGGATTGTTTGATGATTACTGTAAAGACAAGCATTTCAATAAATATGTG CTCAAGGAATCTCATCCACAAGGGGCTATTGCGGCAAGGCGGCAACTTCAAAGTGACAGTGACATATCTGCTGATCAACCTGGTGCAAAAGTGGCAAGATCTGATGGAAATTGA